A window of the Teredinibacter franksiae genome harbors these coding sequences:
- a CDS encoding NarK family nitrate/nitrite MFS transporter encodes MSADAKINLLDFSDPKIKTLHVTWFAFFLTFVVWFNHAPMLVFMKEAFGMTSQQVKALMILNVALTIPARIVIGILVDKFGPRRVYSVLLVISSFICVAFAFAQTYEQLALLRFLMGFVGAGFVIGIRMVGEWFPHKSVGVAEGIYGGWGNFGSAAAAMSLPTLALIYGGENGWRYAIATTGIIAGIYGVFYYMVARNTPKGSTYFKPKRSGGLEVTSWGDFYLYLLMNIPMYLALAVLAWKLSPTGVGLLTENAMYIIWGVLVLLMIFQISQIWKVNKESLTHGVQEHDKFKFKQVAILDWAYFVTFGSELAVVSMLPLFFLETFSGLDPVTAGLLGSGFAFMNLVARPTGGWLSDKVGRRKALMVLIGGLAAGYFVLGQITSTWWIPMAVIATMCCSFFVQAGEGAVFAIVPLIKRRMTGQIAGMAGAYGNVGAVTYLTVLSFVDYSTFFIVIGCSALVVFFIAMMLDEPKGQISEVMPDGTVQMIDVG; translated from the coding sequence ATGTCTGCTGATGCGAAAATTAATTTATTGGATTTTTCTGATCCAAAAATAAAAACGCTCCATGTCACGTGGTTTGCGTTTTTCCTTACCTTTGTTGTTTGGTTTAATCATGCGCCGATGCTGGTGTTTATGAAAGAAGCCTTCGGCATGACCTCACAGCAAGTAAAAGCGCTAATGATTCTTAACGTTGCGCTCACGATTCCGGCACGCATTGTTATTGGAATTTTGGTAGATAAATTCGGCCCAAGAAGGGTTTACAGTGTGTTGTTGGTGATATCGTCGTTTATATGTGTGGCCTTTGCCTTTGCCCAGACCTACGAACAGCTAGCGTTACTGCGTTTCCTAATGGGTTTTGTAGGGGCGGGTTTTGTTATTGGTATTCGAATGGTTGGCGAGTGGTTTCCGCATAAAAGTGTGGGTGTAGCCGAGGGGATCTACGGAGGCTGGGGTAATTTTGGGTCTGCCGCTGCAGCCATGAGCCTACCAACGCTTGCACTTATTTACGGCGGCGAAAACGGTTGGCGTTACGCGATAGCGACTACCGGTATTATCGCGGGTATCTATGGCGTGTTCTATTATATGGTTGCACGCAATACCCCCAAGGGTTCTACTTATTTCAAACCGAAAAGGTCGGGAGGGCTGGAGGTAACCAGCTGGGGTGATTTTTACCTGTACTTGCTGATGAATATCCCCATGTATTTGGCGCTTGCTGTACTGGCCTGGAAATTGTCACCCACCGGTGTGGGGCTATTGACCGAAAATGCCATGTACATTATTTGGGGTGTGCTTGTTCTACTGATGATATTTCAGATTTCACAAATCTGGAAGGTTAACAAAGAGAGCCTAACCCACGGCGTACAGGAGCACGACAAATTTAAATTTAAGCAGGTAGCAATATTAGACTGGGCCTACTTCGTTACTTTTGGCTCTGAGTTGGCTGTTGTGTCTATGTTACCGTTGTTTTTTCTCGAAACCTTTTCGGGCTTAGACCCCGTAACGGCTGGCTTACTTGGCTCCGGGTTTGCCTTTATGAATTTGGTGGCACGGCCAACGGGTGGCTGGTTGTCGGACAAAGTTGGTCGACGAAAAGCATTAATGGTTTTGATTGGCGGTTTGGCTGCGGGCTATTTTGTACTGGGTCAAATCACCTCCACGTGGTGGATACCTATGGCCGTTATTGCCACAATGTGTTGTTCCTTCTTTGTGCAGGCCGGTGAAGGTGCGGTGTTTGCGATAGTGCCGTTGATCAAGCGTCGAATGACAGGGCAAATTGCCGGTATGGCGGGAGCCTACGGTAATGTGGGCGCGGTAACCTACTTAACCGTTCTTAGCTTTGTGGATTACAGTACATTCTTTATTGTGATTGGTTGTTCGGCTCTGGTTGTATTTTTTATCGCCATGATGCTAGACGAACCCAAAGGTCAGATCTCCGAAGTGATGCCAGACGGCACAGTACAAATGATTGATGTTGGCTAG
- the moeA gene encoding molybdopterin molybdotransferase MoeA: MSCCDAPGLLPLEQALKLLNNAVSATTKTETVGLEKALDRVLAVEVRSPHNIPNYDNSAMDGYAFNSVTHDASQPLTMIGKSFAGAAFEGSVKAGECIRIMTGAKLPADCDCVVMQENTQVTENHLTVTQKVTAGENVRLAGNDVTLNSLVLDKGKRIDAIDIGMLASLGIARVEVFNKIRVALFSTGDEITPLGAPLKDGFIYDSNRYLITAALTRLNVDIKDYGVLADNPDLIEKTFIDASNTCDAIISSGGVSVGEADFTRDILHKLGDITFYKLAMKPGKPFAFGTLNTGENTAHFFGLPGNPVSAAVTLHQLAIPALSAMAGEQGVEPLMVKLPTINALKKRSGRADFQRGRIFRSANGSVCVESTGAQSSGALSSMVAANCYIKLEQERGNVESGELVDVLPFDRYFS, translated from the coding sequence ATGAGCTGTTGTGATGCCCCCGGCCTGTTACCTCTGGAGCAGGCGCTTAAACTCTTAAATAATGCCGTTAGCGCAACAACCAAAACAGAAACAGTGGGTCTTGAAAAAGCTTTAGACCGCGTACTGGCTGTCGAAGTACGTTCACCGCACAATATTCCCAATTATGATAATTCAGCCATGGACGGATATGCTTTTAATAGCGTAACCCACGATGCTAGCCAACCTCTAACCATGATAGGTAAATCCTTTGCGGGCGCAGCCTTCGAGGGCAGCGTTAAAGCAGGGGAATGCATTCGTATTATGACCGGTGCCAAACTGCCGGCCGACTGTGACTGTGTGGTCATGCAGGAAAACACCCAGGTAACCGAAAACCACCTCACTGTTACCCAAAAAGTTACCGCAGGAGAAAATGTTCGCCTAGCCGGTAATGACGTAACACTGAACAGCCTTGTACTGGATAAAGGCAAACGTATTGACGCAATCGATATTGGCATGCTGGCCTCACTGGGCATTGCAAGGGTTGAAGTATTCAACAAAATTCGTGTTGCACTTTTTTCTACCGGCGACGAAATAACACCGCTGGGCGCGCCATTAAAAGACGGTTTTATTTACGACAGTAACCGTTACTTAATTACGGCCGCACTCACGCGCCTGAACGTCGACATTAAGGACTATGGTGTATTAGCCGACAACCCCGACCTTATTGAAAAAACCTTTATCGACGCATCAAATACCTGTGATGCCATTATTTCTTCTGGCGGTGTATCTGTAGGCGAAGCTGACTTTACCCGTGACATTCTGCATAAGCTCGGCGATATCACATTCTACAAACTGGCGATGAAACCCGGCAAACCCTTCGCTTTCGGCACGCTTAACACCGGCGAAAATACAGCGCATTTTTTTGGTTTACCCGGCAACCCCGTTTCTGCCGCCGTTACCCTTCACCAACTCGCGATTCCAGCGCTATCGGCAATGGCGGGCGAACAGGGCGTAGAGCCACTGATGGTGAAACTCCCCACCATAAACGCCTTAAAAAAACGTTCTGGTCGCGCCGACTTTCAACGCGGACGTATATTCCGCTCAGCCAATGGCAGTGTGTGTGTTGAATCTACCGGCGCACAAAGCTCCGGCGCTTTATCCTCCATGGTTGCAGCAAACTGCTACATCAAGCTGGAGCAAGAACGCGGCAATGTTGAGAGCGGCGAGTTAGTCGATGTGCTGCCGTTTGATCGGTATTTTTCCTAG
- a CDS encoding U32 family peptidase, with protein sequence MKLSLGPILYYWPKQKVFDFYSAIAQSPVDIVYLGEAVCSKRKELSNSDWLDIAAQLSQAGKEVVLTTLALITARSEVQTLKKICAQRQLLVEANDMAAVSLLAENKLPFVCGTSINLYNRQSLSLMQRKGMKRWVMPVELSAETLTQMLFEVEEQGMSETLETEVFSFGKIPLAYSARCFTARAENRPKDKCQLACLEYPEGIQLQSQETLQLFTINGVQTQSASRYNLLAEWQRMQSIGVDIMRISPQGEETVKVIESFFHTVNGTNNQTVPLLDLALHESDCNGYWYGQPGMYCQPPSM encoded by the coding sequence ATGAAGCTATCCTTAGGCCCCATACTCTATTACTGGCCCAAACAAAAAGTGTTCGACTTCTACTCCGCAATTGCACAGAGCCCAGTCGATATTGTTTACCTAGGCGAGGCCGTTTGCTCTAAACGCAAAGAGCTGAGCAATAGCGACTGGCTAGACATTGCCGCGCAACTTTCCCAAGCAGGCAAAGAGGTGGTACTCACCACCCTTGCCCTCATTACCGCACGCTCAGAAGTGCAAACCTTAAAAAAAATATGTGCCCAACGCCAACTACTTGTAGAAGCGAACGATATGGCCGCTGTTAGCTTACTCGCCGAAAACAAGCTGCCTTTTGTGTGTGGTACAAGCATCAACCTTTACAACAGACAAAGCCTTTCACTGATGCAACGCAAAGGTATGAAGCGCTGGGTAATGCCGGTGGAACTGAGCGCAGAAACACTAACGCAAATGCTCTTCGAGGTAGAAGAACAAGGCATGAGCGAAACACTGGAAACAGAGGTGTTCAGCTTTGGCAAAATACCCTTAGCTTATTCTGCGCGCTGCTTTACCGCCCGTGCCGAAAATCGCCCCAAGGACAAATGCCAACTCGCGTGCCTCGAATACCCCGAGGGTATCCAGCTCCAGTCTCAGGAGACCTTGCAGCTATTCACAATTAATGGGGTTCAAACCCAGTCCGCCTCGCGCTATAACCTGTTAGCCGAATGGCAACGAATGCAGTCAATAGGCGTAGACATTATGCGTATTAGCCCACAGGGAGAAGAGACGGTAAAGGTCATTGAAAGCTTTTTTCACACGGTTAATGGTACCAACAATCAAACCGTACCACTATTGGACCTTGCGCTTCACGAAAGTGATTGCAACGGTTATTGGTATGGCCAACCGGGCATGTACTGTCAGCCACCGTCGATGTAG
- the narL gene encoding two-component system response regulator NarL, which translates to MSETTATVLLVDDHPLLRKGLMQLIEFEDELEVIGEASNGKDAIQIACNTDPDLIVLDLNMQGMDGLETLRALREAEVSSRIIMLTVSDNDEDVVSAITHGADGYLLKDMDPEQILENLKEAALGKMVISQKLTHILAGAIRGEGSDRPNLLAKLTSREHEILKYIAKGLSNKLIARELDISDGTVKVHVKHILKKLNLRSRVEAAVWMVNQR; encoded by the coding sequence ATGTCTGAAACTACTGCCACAGTGCTCCTCGTAGACGATCATCCCCTGCTACGCAAGGGACTTATGCAATTGATTGAATTTGAGGATGAACTCGAGGTAATCGGCGAAGCCAGCAACGGCAAAGACGCCATTCAAATTGCCTGCAATACCGACCCAGATCTTATTGTGTTAGATTTAAACATGCAGGGTATGGACGGTTTAGAAACACTACGCGCGTTGCGCGAAGCCGAGGTAAGCTCTCGTATTATAATGCTGACCGTATCAGACAACGACGAAGACGTTGTAAGTGCCATTACCCACGGTGCCGATGGTTACTTGCTAAAAGATATGGACCCAGAACAAATTCTAGAAAACTTAAAGGAAGCCGCCCTGGGTAAAATGGTGATAAGCCAAAAACTTACTCATATTCTGGCCGGTGCCATTCGTGGAGAAGGCAGTGATCGCCCCAACCTATTGGCAAAGCTTACTAGCCGCGAACACGAAATATTAAAATACATTGCCAAGGGCCTGAGCAATAAACTCATTGCCCGCGAACTGGATATTTCCGACGGAACCGTAAAGGTTCACGTAAAACATATTCTGAAAAAGCTTAACTTGCGGTCGCGCGTAGAAGCGGCGGTTTGGATGGTTAACCAAAGGTGA
- a CDS encoding antiporter yields MAHEASDGAPGSSPEKPGTKIKGADIHKWDPENAEFWESTGKKIATRNLWISIPSLLCGFAVWLYWGIITVQMLNLGFPFAKSELFTLMAIAGLTGATLRIPSSFFIRMAGGRNTIFFTTTLLIIPAVGAGLALRDASTPLWVFQLLALLSGFGGGNFASSMSNISFFFPKKQQGLALGLNAGLGNFGVTTMQILVPLAMTFGLFGALGGDSMVLQNTSGTLIGKIPAGSETWIQNAGFIWLLFLVPLAFAGWFGMNNLRTKEVSPDIPNAVLSFGLLSGMLLVGFLTAAFGLWLLLPESANGSGFGVPKEIVLVLVIASTVFLLKQIPGQIKSTLSRQYQIFNNKHTWVMSVIYTMTFGSFIGFSASFPLAIKVIFGYQHVMVDGVMTHDITNANGPSALMYAWMGPFIGALIRPVGGWISDKVGGALVTQICSVVMVASSIGVAYYMKAAYGSATPEEYFVGFFVLFLVLFAATGIGNGSTFRTIAMVFPKEQAGPVLGWTSAVAAYGAFYIPKVLGEQIKATTPEVALFGFAAFYAVCVFVNWWFYLRKDGEFYNP; encoded by the coding sequence ATGGCTCACGAAGCATCAGATGGAGCACCCGGCTCCTCGCCAGAAAAACCGGGAACAAAAATAAAGGGTGCCGATATCCATAAATGGGACCCGGAAAATGCTGAATTTTGGGAATCAACGGGTAAAAAAATAGCTACGCGTAACCTGTGGATCTCGATACCAAGCTTGTTGTGCGGCTTTGCTGTTTGGCTTTACTGGGGCATTATTACCGTACAAATGCTGAACCTTGGCTTCCCGTTTGCCAAATCTGAATTGTTTACGCTTATGGCTATTGCCGGTTTAACCGGTGCAACGCTACGGATTCCCAGTAGTTTCTTTATTCGAATGGCCGGTGGCCGCAATACCATATTCTTTACCACAACATTGTTAATTATACCGGCCGTAGGTGCGGGTTTAGCGCTGCGCGATGCGAGTACACCGCTTTGGGTTTTTCAGTTGCTCGCTTTACTTTCTGGTTTTGGTGGCGGTAATTTTGCATCTTCAATGTCGAATATCAGCTTCTTCTTTCCCAAAAAGCAGCAAGGTCTTGCCTTAGGTTTGAATGCTGGTTTGGGTAATTTTGGCGTGACTACCATGCAGATCCTGGTTCCACTAGCGATGACCTTCGGTCTCTTTGGTGCGCTGGGCGGCGATTCTATGGTACTGCAAAATACCTCCGGGACATTAATCGGTAAAATTCCGGCTGGGTCTGAAACCTGGATTCAGAACGCAGGTTTTATTTGGCTGCTCTTCCTTGTTCCGCTGGCGTTTGCTGGCTGGTTTGGAATGAACAACCTACGCACAAAAGAGGTGTCGCCCGATATTCCCAATGCCGTTCTTAGTTTTGGTTTGCTAAGCGGTATGCTGCTGGTGGGCTTTCTAACGGCGGCGTTTGGTTTGTGGTTGTTGCTACCTGAATCGGCGAATGGTTCAGGTTTTGGTGTACCAAAAGAAATTGTTTTGGTTTTAGTCATTGCTTCCACAGTGTTCTTACTGAAACAAATCCCCGGCCAAATTAAATCTACACTGTCTCGCCAATACCAAATATTTAATAACAAACACACCTGGGTAATGAGTGTTATTTATACCATGACCTTCGGTTCGTTTATTGGCTTTTCGGCGTCTTTCCCGCTGGCCATTAAAGTTATATTTGGCTATCAGCATGTGATGGTAGACGGGGTTATGACCCACGACATTACCAACGCCAACGGGCCTAGTGCGTTAATGTATGCGTGGATGGGGCCGTTTATTGGTGCGCTTATTCGCCCAGTAGGGGGTTGGATTTCCGATAAAGTTGGCGGTGCACTGGTTACCCAGATTTGCTCTGTCGTTATGGTGGCCAGTTCTATAGGGGTGGCATACTACATGAAAGCCGCTTATGGCTCTGCCACACCGGAAGAATACTTTGTGGGCTTTTTTGTGCTATTTCTGGTGCTGTTTGCGGCTACCGGTATTGGCAACGGGTCTACCTTTCGCACCATTGCCATGGTCTTTCCAAAAGAACAAGCTGGCCCCGTATTGGGTTGGACTTCAGCGGTGGCCGCTTACGGCGCTTTCTATATTCCCAAAGTGCTGGGTGAGCAAATTAAGGCGACAACACCAGAAGTGGCGCTGTTTGGATTCGCAGCCTTCTATGCCGTTTGCGTGTTTGTAAACTGGTGGTTTTACTTACGTAAAGATGGCGAGTTCTACAACCCATAG
- a CDS encoding DUF542 domain-containing protein encodes MKLLDLPLKQIACAIPGASKVFYYYQIDLCTMGELSLSEAITANRLNNHEVIAALQKLREPSWENKNWHDAPSSELINYILDRYHLGHRQQLPELIRLAKCLEASHSSNKACPIGITQMLRNLEEDLEQHMINEELDLFPLLTAGDQTQLNSRLSALQFKHGEHDVAINKLLSLTNNLQCPEEACTNWKTLYFELYRFITELKEHIHLEDDILFGQPFKA; translated from the coding sequence ATGAAACTACTCGATTTACCCTTAAAACAGATCGCTTGCGCCATTCCGGGGGCGTCGAAGGTCTTTTACTATTACCAAATTGACCTATGCACAATGGGTGAACTCTCGCTCTCGGAAGCCATTACGGCCAATCGCTTGAACAACCACGAAGTAATAGCCGCATTACAAAAATTAAGAGAACCCAGCTGGGAAAACAAAAACTGGCACGACGCGCCATCATCCGAATTGATTAACTATATTCTCGACCGCTATCACCTTGGCCATCGTCAACAACTACCTGAATTAATTCGCTTAGCAAAATGCCTGGAAGCTTCACACAGTAGCAATAAGGCCTGCCCAATAGGCATAACCCAAATGCTCCGTAATTTGGAAGAAGATCTAGAGCAACATATGATCAATGAGGAGCTCGATCTATTTCCGCTGCTTACAGCGGGCGATCAAACACAATTGAATTCGCGGCTATCCGCTCTGCAGTTCAAACATGGTGAACATGACGTTGCCATTAATAAATTATTAAGCCTCACCAATAATTTACAGTGTCCGGAAGAGGCCTGTACCAACTGGAAAACACTGTACTTCGAGCTCTATCGCTTTATCACGGAGCTTAAAGAGCACATACACTTGGAAGACGATATTTTATTCGGCCAGCCATTTAAAGCCTAA
- a CDS encoding bifunctional protein-serine/threonine kinase/phosphatase, whose protein sequence is MSATLKIETAYQCVAGRKSLNEDSAGALHPAEDFLLQNKGVALVVADGVSSAEAGQEASRTAVARFIEDYYKTPETWSVGHAGEKILTTLNLHLYRKSHEFVTEGKGYLCTFSAAIIKSRTAHFFHVGDSRIYHLQKTESGEWQINQLTQDHTAFIERNHAILARAVGMDSRLNIDYGRQPVAEGDRLLLTSDGVHDFLTMEDLRVLLAGEGSAEAIAEKIKDSAYEKGSDDNISALVAKIETLPEESLDDYSIKLTRLPFPPEMSVGMKIDGFEVKEILFASARSQLYLVEDKETGATYAMKTPSRNYEDDISYIDRFIQEEWIGSRIDNDYVVKVIKTKRKKSCLYYLMEYVDGRGLDTWIEENQPPSPKRAIAIVKQIALGLQAFHQNEAIHQDLRPANVLITKDEKAVIVDFGSVYVAGLAELQRPLEHLGALGTASYSDPLYLMGRNPGIKGDVYALATITYEIFTGNLPYGSEVEECRTAFDYDRLRYREASRFNPVIPLWFDGAMKKGVAFDLEERYGSIASLIKDLSQPNPGFLKIDPVEEKQASSLMFWKLLSGFWFFTFFLLMYLFSQAK, encoded by the coding sequence ATGAGTGCAACTTTAAAAATAGAGACGGCCTACCAATGTGTGGCGGGCCGTAAATCGTTAAATGAGGACAGTGCTGGCGCGTTGCATCCAGCCGAAGATTTTTTGTTGCAAAATAAAGGCGTGGCGCTAGTTGTCGCTGACGGTGTATCCTCTGCGGAAGCGGGTCAGGAGGCCAGCCGCACAGCCGTTGCACGTTTTATCGAGGACTATTACAAAACCCCGGAGACCTGGTCGGTAGGCCATGCCGGGGAAAAAATTCTGACCACCCTCAACCTACATTTGTATCGCAAAAGCCACGAGTTTGTCACCGAGGGTAAGGGTTACCTGTGCACGTTTAGTGCTGCAATTATCAAAAGCCGAACGGCGCATTTTTTTCATGTAGGTGACAGCCGTATTTACCACCTGCAGAAAACGGAAAGTGGTGAGTGGCAGATAAATCAATTAACCCAGGACCACACGGCCTTTATCGAGCGCAATCACGCCATACTGGCTCGCGCAGTGGGCATGGATAGCCGTTTAAATATCGACTATGGTCGCCAGCCTGTTGCTGAAGGTGATCGTCTGCTGCTGACCAGCGACGGTGTCCATGATTTTCTTACAATGGAAGACCTTCGCGTATTACTCGCTGGCGAAGGCAGTGCAGAAGCCATTGCCGAAAAAATAAAAGACAGCGCATACGAAAAAGGCAGCGACGATAACATTAGCGCGCTGGTTGCTAAAATCGAAACGCTCCCGGAAGAAAGCCTAGACGACTACAGCATCAAATTAACCCGTTTACCATTTCCACCCGAAATGTCGGTAGGAATGAAAATTGATGGATTTGAAGTTAAAGAGATTTTGTTTGCCTCCGCCAGAAGCCAGTTGTACCTAGTTGAAGACAAAGAAACCGGGGCCACTTACGCGATGAAAACGCCTTCGCGCAACTATGAAGACGACATCAGCTACATCGACCGTTTTATTCAAGAAGAGTGGATTGGCAGCCGTATTGATAATGATTACGTTGTAAAGGTCATTAAGACCAAACGTAAAAAATCGTGCCTGTACTATTTAATGGAGTATGTGGATGGCCGTGGGCTAGATACATGGATTGAAGAAAATCAGCCGCCGAGCCCAAAGCGCGCCATTGCCATTGTTAAACAAATTGCTTTGGGGCTGCAGGCTTTTCACCAGAACGAAGCAATTCATCAGGATCTACGTCCGGCCAACGTACTGATAACGAAAGATGAAAAAGCCGTGATTGTGGATTTTGGCTCAGTCTATGTGGCCGGGCTTGCCGAGCTGCAAAGGCCGCTGGAGCATTTGGGCGCTCTGGGCACCGCCAGCTATTCGGACCCTCTGTATTTAATGGGCCGAAACCCTGGCATAAAAGGTGACGTTTATGCGTTGGCCACCATTACCTACGAAATCTTTACCGGCAACCTACCTTACGGTAGTGAAGTGGAAGAGTGCCGTACCGCGTTTGACTACGATCGCCTGCGCTATCGTGAAGCGTCACGTTTTAATCCTGTTATTCCACTTTGGTTCGACGGCGCTATGAAAAAAGGCGTGGCGTTTGATTTGGAAGAGCGCTACGGCTCTATTGCCTCGCTCATAAAAGACCTTAGCCAGCCGAACCCTGGTTTTCTTAAAATTGATCCGGTGGAAGAAAAGCAGGCGAGCAGCCTCATGTTCTGGAAACTGCTCTCTGGCTTTTGGTTTTTCACGTTTTTTCTGCTGATGTATTTGTTTAGCCAGGCTAAGTAA
- a CDS encoding MFS transporter, with the protein MKNNLLFRGSSRALTLATIAFGANFSVWVLYAVLALELQHRLSLTALDLGLLFAAPMLTGALLRIPAGFLADRFNPKYLYGAQMLIVVPSLLALPYMSSLVDHMLLGLWIGISGTSFTFGISYVTDWFERNQQGTAMGIFGAGNAGAAITLAAAPYIVDKWGWENIGPIYAVGLLMVALVFLWLAPSRPRQAENARFEKISISLKEIVGTLQIWRFSLYYYFVFGSFLALILWLPQYYVNAYNLSIKQAMAFTLFFAATSSMVRALGGWFADRYGGRAVNWTVFWICLVCLFFLSYPPTSMTIHGVDSDVHITIEINVWVFTALIFVIGIAQGFGRASVYKTLNDYYPRQMGAVGGFVAAMGALGGCTLPIAFGLVVDAVGIYSACFMLLYGVLAICMITMFIANKTDRFKRRVQWAQNHNFLDD; encoded by the coding sequence ATGAAAAATAATTTACTTTTCCGTGGTTCCAGCCGCGCCTTAACCTTAGCCACCATTGCCTTCGGTGCTAACTTTTCGGTATGGGTACTTTATGCTGTGCTCGCCTTGGAATTACAACATCGCCTTTCGCTTACCGCGCTGGATCTTGGCCTGCTGTTCGCAGCCCCCATGCTCACAGGCGCCCTGTTGCGCATACCGGCAGGCTTCTTAGCCGACCGCTTTAACCCCAAATACCTCTACGGCGCGCAAATGCTAATTGTAGTGCCTTCGCTTTTAGCACTGCCGTACATGTCGTCGCTAGTGGATCACATGTTGCTGGGTTTATGGATTGGTATCAGCGGCACATCCTTCACCTTTGGCATCAGTTATGTCACCGACTGGTTTGAACGCAACCAGCAAGGTACCGCCATGGGCATATTCGGCGCGGGTAACGCCGGCGCCGCCATTACCTTGGCAGCAGCACCCTATATTGTTGACAAATGGGGTTGGGAAAATATTGGCCCTATCTATGCGGTTGGGCTGCTAATGGTTGCCTTGGTGTTTCTCTGGCTTGCACCCAGCCGCCCACGGCAGGCGGAAAACGCCCGCTTCGAAAAAATAAGCATAAGCCTGAAGGAAATTGTTGGCACACTGCAAATTTGGCGCTTTAGCCTCTACTACTACTTTGTGTTTGGCAGTTTTCTCGCCTTAATTTTATGGCTACCGCAGTACTACGTAAATGCGTACAACCTGTCAATAAAACAGGCCATGGCGTTCACGCTATTTTTCGCCGCCACCTCCAGTATGGTGCGCGCCTTAGGGGGTTGGTTCGCCGACCGTTACGGCGGCCGTGCGGTTAATTGGACGGTGTTCTGGATTTGTCTGGTCTGCCTTTTTTTCCTCAGTTACCCACCCACCAGCATGACCATTCACGGCGTGGATAGCGATGTACATATCACCATCGAAATCAATGTCTGGGTTTTTACTGCACTGATTTTTGTTATTGGGATTGCGCAGGGCTTCGGCCGCGCCAGTGTGTACAAAACACTAAACGACTATTACCCAAGGCAAATGGGCGCCGTTGGTGGGTTCGTTGCCGCCATGGGTGCACTTGGGGGCTGCACCTTACCTATTGCATTTGGCCTAGTGGTTGATGCGGTGGGTATCTACAGCGCCTGCTTTATGTTGCTTTATGGCGTATTAGCCATCTGCATGATCACCATGTTTATTGCCAATAAAACAGACCGCTTCAAGCGCCGAGTACAGTGGGCTCAAAACCACAACTTTTTAGACGACTAA
- a CDS encoding IS630 family transposase, with protein MKNDARKLSTEEQHLVRKIAVQRVHDGESAAEVTRSFGLGSRTIFTWLRLAREKGIEALAPKARTGRNRTLSDLEEQEIKRWIIGGDPRQHGFDFGLWTRQIVADLILERFGVTLSISGVGKILHRLGLTPQKPLRRAYERDEKAVQEWVDDVYPKVRAYAKKKGAEIFWLDEATIRSDDPLQRTWGEKGKTPVVRTSGQRQAINAISALSNKGGFWYHVFDGKFNADKCIECLKSFQKGRNHPVILIVDGHPVHKSNKVTDYIETLEGKIEMVFLPPYAPDLNPDELVWNQVRNIGTSKKPLKKGESLKNRAVLDLESIKRDKALIKSFFQEATVSFAAA; from the coding sequence ATGAAAAATGACGCAAGAAAACTTAGTACAGAAGAGCAGCATTTAGTTCGCAAGATAGCCGTGCAGCGAGTGCATGATGGTGAAAGTGCGGCCGAAGTGACACGCAGTTTTGGTCTTGGAAGCCGAACAATTTTCACTTGGTTGCGTTTAGCGCGTGAAAAAGGAATTGAAGCTCTGGCTCCCAAGGCGCGCACTGGACGCAATCGAACACTATCCGATCTTGAAGAGCAAGAAATAAAGAGGTGGATAATCGGCGGAGATCCTAGGCAGCATGGGTTTGATTTTGGTTTGTGGACACGCCAAATTGTTGCTGATTTAATTCTTGAACGGTTTGGCGTTACCCTAAGCATTTCCGGTGTCGGTAAAATTCTGCATCGCTTGGGCTTGACGCCACAAAAACCGCTACGTAGAGCTTATGAGCGGGACGAGAAAGCGGTGCAAGAATGGGTTGACGACGTCTACCCTAAAGTTAGGGCATACGCTAAAAAGAAAGGGGCTGAGATATTTTGGTTGGATGAAGCCACTATTCGTTCTGATGATCCTTTACAGCGTACCTGGGGTGAAAAAGGAAAGACACCTGTCGTCAGAACAAGCGGTCAAAGACAGGCCATTAATGCGATCTCAGCGTTATCAAATAAGGGGGGCTTTTGGTATCACGTTTTTGACGGAAAATTTAATGCGGATAAATGTATTGAATGCTTAAAAAGTTTCCAAAAAGGCCGTAACCACCCCGTCATACTTATCGTTGATGGGCATCCCGTACATAAATCAAATAAGGTCACGGACTATATTGAAACACTTGAAGGAAAAATTGAAATGGTGTTTCTACCACCGTACGCACCGGATTTAAACCCAGACGAGCTTGTGTGGAATCAGGTGAGAAATATCGGCACATCAAAAAAGCCACTCAAGAAGGGGGAATCACTAAAGAATCGTGCCGTTTTAGATTTGGAAAGTATCAAACGGGATAAGGCCCTGATTAAATCGTTTTTTCAAGAGGCAACTGTATCGTTTGCTGCTGCCTAG